A DNA window from Primulina tabacum isolate GXHZ01 chromosome 12, ASM2559414v2, whole genome shotgun sequence contains the following coding sequences:
- the LOC142521123 gene encoding superoxide dismutase [Fe] 3, chloroplastic — MNSIPCGSINCVSSYSVLASTHVLLKNPKTSIKLSELGWKQRKGCEPKERRKSSIVCYYGLKRPPYKLDALEPYMSRRTIEVHWGAHHNGYVEALNKQLEKNGVLYGCTINELIKVTYNNGNPLPEFSNAAQVWNHDFFWETMEPGGGGMPTLGLLQQIEKDFTSFANFKEKFVQAALTLFGSGWVWLVLKREQRCLAILKTSNAINPLVWNDIPIIGLDLWEHAYYLDFKNDKPKYVNTFMNHLVSWNAAAARLARAQAFVNLGEPKIPVA; from the exons ATGAACTCGATTCCTTGTGGTAGCATTAACTGCGTTTCTAGCTATAGTGTTCTTGCTTCCACCCACGTGTTGTTGAAGAATCCGAAGACTTCCATCAAGCTATCTGAACTG GGATGGAAACAAAGGAAAGGTTGTGAGCCTAAGGAGCGCAGGAAATCAAGCATTGTTTGTTATTATGGCCTGAAAAGACCGCCTTATAAACTT GATGCTCTGGAGCCATACATGAGTCGGAGAACAATAGAGGTACACTGGGGTGCTCATCATAATGGTTATGTGGAAGCGCTTAACAAACAGCTTGAGAAGAATGGCGTACTTTATGGATGTACCATAAATGAGCTCATCAAAGTAACTTATAACAATGGCAACCCCTTACCAGAATTCAGTAATGCGGCTCAG GTCTGGAATCATGATTTCTTCTGGGAAACCATGGAACCTGGAGGGGGTGGCATGCCAACACTGGGCCTACTTCAGCAGATTGAGAAGGATTTTACTTCATTCGCTAATTTCAAAGAAAAGTTTGTGCAAGCAGCACTCACGTTGTTTGGGTCTGGCTGGGTTTGGTTAGTCT TGAAGAGGGAGCAAAGATGCCTTGCAATTTTGAAAACATCAAATGCCATCAATCCTTTAGTGTGGAATGACATT CCGATCATCGGTTTGGATTTGTGGGAG CATGCTTATTATCTGGATTTCAAG AACGATAAACCAAAATACGTGAACACGTTCATGAATCACCTTGTATCTTGGAATGCAGCTGCAGCACGCTTGGCTCGTGCCCAAGCCTTTGTAAACTTGGGCGAACCTAAGATCCCAGTTGCATAA
- the LOC142520348 gene encoding uncharacterized protein LOC142520348 translates to MVENPRDWPRLLSETLWAYRTSKRTATGVSPFSLTFGHDEVLPLEIMLEELDELRIQVYNALLLQKQKVARIYNNRVNKKSFHEGQIVWNVILPLGTKDRELGKWSPNWEGPFKVHKVLDGNVYWLSSLDDHPHKRCINGKYLKPYFPSMREEIEKANE, encoded by the exons ATGGTGGAGAATCCCAGGGATTGGCCAAGGTTACTGTCAGAGACTTTGTGGGCATACAGAACATCCAAAAGGACTGCCACTGGAGTGAGCCCTTTTTCCCTTACCTTTGGCCACGATGAAGTGCTCCCATTGGAGATTATG CTAGAAGAACTGGATGAGCTGAGAATCCAAGTGTACAATGCTCTGCTATTACAGAAACAGAAAGTTGCGAGAATCTACAACAACAGGGTTAACAAGAAAAGCTTCCATGAAGGGCAAATAGTGTGGAATGTTATATTGCCTTTAGGAACAAAGGATAGGGAGCTGGGCAAATGGTCTCCCAATTGGGAGGGACCATTCAAAGTACATAAGGTGTTAGACGGAAATGTATATTGGCTATCAAGTTTAGATGACCATCCACACAAAAGATGCATAAATGGCAAGTATCTCAAGCCGTATTTTCCAAGTATGAGGGAAGAAATAGAGAAAGCTAACGAATAA